In Myxococcus stipitatus, the following are encoded in one genomic region:
- a CDS encoding serine protease translates to MAERSDRSPPRDALVQASPSLVLLEVDGRCASGFIATDQGHLVTSLHVVAGARLIHAVMADGTRAQVDHIAAMDDRRDLAVLRLPAPPPAPPLDVSPVSLPGEGDTVYVLRAMAGPAPEIRAQEVRAVQVLGDWLTLLELTRTLPDDASGSPVLDMRGAVVGVATAALANGRALGLVIPTRYVTPLLRTSSRAPLSALEAPRRRAGRVRQVPQHPLSLLEGATSDALESIATTLGHAINTGAPAYNRGDADGCYRLYARTAERLIDSCEAFPGAQHALRDGLRRCEALPDSDDRAWALRDTFDGLLDVIGRWLQVRPETARAARPVAPPPKRYLN, encoded by the coding sequence ATGGCCGAGCGAAGCGACAGGTCTCCGCCCCGTGACGCCTTGGTCCAGGCCTCACCTTCCCTGGTGCTGCTGGAAGTGGATGGGAGATGTGCCTCGGGCTTCATCGCCACGGACCAGGGCCACCTCGTCACCAGCCTGCACGTGGTGGCCGGCGCGCGCCTCATCCACGCGGTGATGGCGGATGGGACACGCGCCCAGGTGGACCACATCGCCGCGATGGATGACCGCAGGGACCTGGCCGTCCTCCGGCTCCCCGCACCACCGCCCGCTCCACCGCTGGACGTCTCGCCCGTCTCCCTCCCCGGCGAGGGGGACACCGTCTACGTCCTGCGAGCCATGGCCGGCCCCGCACCGGAAATCCGCGCGCAAGAAGTGCGGGCGGTGCAGGTGCTGGGGGATTGGCTCACCCTGCTGGAGTTGACGCGGACGCTGCCCGACGACGCCTCGGGCAGCCCCGTGCTGGACATGCGCGGCGCGGTGGTGGGCGTGGCCACGGCGGCCCTGGCCAATGGCCGGGCCCTGGGGCTCGTCATCCCGACCCGCTACGTCACCCCGCTTCTACGAACCTCCTCCCGCGCGCCCCTGTCCGCCCTGGAGGCACCGCGCCGCAGGGCCGGCCGCGTGCGTCAGGTGCCCCAGCATCCGTTGAGCCTGCTCGAGGGGGCCACCTCCGACGCGCTGGAGTCCATCGCCACCACGCTGGGCCACGCCATCAACACGGGCGCGCCCGCCTACAACCGGGGCGACGCGGATGGTTGTTACCGCCTCTACGCCCGGACCGCCGAGCGGCTCATCGACTCGTGCGAGGCCTTCCCCGGTGCCCAGCACGCGCTGCGCGACGGACTGCGCCGCTGCGAGGCCCTGCCCGATTCCGACGACCGCGCCTGGGCGTTGCGCGACACCTTCGATGGCTTGCTGGATGTCATCGGCCGCTGGCTCCAGGTCCGCCCGGAGACCGCGCGCGCCGCCCGGCCGGTGGCGCCGCCGCCCAAGCGCTACCTCAACTGA
- a CDS encoding DUF2378 family protein — protein sequence MERVGSEDAVGESWKAPPLPVQVSRRNFEGLFVHALKPTGAFAQSLRDIGYDAEVFQEYYPLTVWRAALGVARRFVCVGKPLEEANRALGLRYVEGFAQTLVGRIFATAAPLLGTERCLARLPTYLRAGREDMRMGVEAMGLRDWRVRVVDGDPLPDFVAGVVEGVLRYTRVEARVEVLERQPTGYLLAVRWGSKD from the coding sequence ATGGAACGGGTTGGCTCGGAGGACGCGGTGGGAGAGTCCTGGAAGGCTCCGCCCCTGCCGGTGCAGGTATCCCGGCGCAACTTCGAGGGATTGTTTGTCCATGCGCTCAAGCCGACGGGTGCGTTTGCCCAATCATTGCGAGACATTGGCTACGACGCGGAGGTCTTCCAGGAGTACTACCCGCTGACGGTATGGCGCGCCGCGCTGGGCGTGGCCCGGCGTTTTGTTTGTGTGGGAAAACCCCTGGAAGAGGCCAATCGCGCACTGGGGCTTCGCTACGTGGAGGGCTTCGCCCAGACGTTGGTGGGGCGCATCTTCGCCACCGCCGCGCCCCTGTTGGGAACGGAACGGTGTCTGGCGCGGCTGCCCACGTACCTGCGTGCGGGGCGCGAGGACATGCGGATGGGCGTGGAGGCGATGGGGCTGCGCGACTGGCGGGTGCGGGTGGTGGATGGAGATCCACTTCCGGACTTCGTCGCGGGCGTGGTGGAAGGCGTGCTGCGCTACACCCGCGTGGAGGCGCGGGTGGAGGTGTTGGAGCGGCAGCCCACGGGATATCTGTTGGCGGTCCGGTGGGGCTCGAAGGACTGA
- a CDS encoding PAS domain S-box protein, with translation MRVLIVAQGGADLSPLEALLEERGDTVVHVSRDVEVPAAWRAGACPLVVLDTRDEGSRVPLLRALRSLPGGNAAVVLLVARRGALHTATLALEEGADEVLAWPLDMEELKLRLGMAERRSLRRESRAGVPFGDALRDTLLAVSPVPTCITTLVDGRVVAANDAYFRAFGYTREEMLGKTTVELHLWDRPFDRAQVVERLRQHGTVRGADARYHTRTGEVRHTMLFMGLVPLGDEPHVISFFPDITPLKQAEEELRRSEVSFRTLIQSLPDLVAVFDRDARVRYANLKVARALGYSDVRELVGKHISDLIPPEDLASADARMHEALRTGRNALQERRMVRCDGGILHVESTTFPLHFDGEDSIVSVAHDLTERHQMQARLRLAERMASVGTLAAGVAHEINNPLAYLTANLSFAREELSHLPGPGEPGVEPEQSRSLADAQSALAEAQQGAERVRTIVRDLKTFSRVDALEDSIIDVRQVLDSTLNLATTEIRHRARVVKSFEDVPPVRANESRLGQVFLNLLVNAAQAIPEGAPERHEIRVTARVGDAARVLVEVADTGVGIAVEHLPRLFDPFFTTKAPGVGTGLGLSICHNLVTALGGEIRVRSSPGKGSTFQVLLPASEQPRAEPEPLVMETPAVEKRGRLLVVDDEPLVCTALGRTLRPHHDVTLATRAQDALERIEAGEHYDVVFCDLMMPGMSGMDFYSTLLKRHPDQARRVVFLTGGAVTPQARAFLETITSPHIEKPFAGRELLSLVQERLARV, from the coding sequence ATGCGGGTCCTGATAGTCGCTCAGGGAGGGGCGGACCTGTCGCCACTGGAAGCCCTGCTGGAAGAGCGGGGGGACACGGTGGTCCACGTCTCGCGCGACGTGGAGGTCCCCGCGGCCTGGCGCGCCGGTGCCTGTCCATTGGTGGTTCTGGACACCCGCGACGAGGGCTCTCGCGTGCCGCTGCTGCGGGCCCTGCGCAGCCTGCCCGGAGGCAACGCGGCGGTGGTGTTGCTGGTGGCGCGGCGCGGCGCGTTGCACACCGCGACACTGGCATTGGAAGAAGGCGCCGACGAGGTCCTCGCCTGGCCCCTGGACATGGAGGAGCTGAAGCTGCGGCTGGGGATGGCGGAGCGCCGCTCACTGCGGCGCGAGTCACGCGCGGGGGTGCCCTTCGGCGACGCGCTGCGCGACACCCTCCTGGCCGTCAGCCCCGTCCCCACCTGCATCACCACGCTGGTGGACGGACGGGTGGTGGCGGCCAATGACGCCTACTTCCGGGCCTTCGGCTACACCCGCGAGGAGATGCTGGGCAAGACGACGGTGGAGCTCCACTTGTGGGACCGCCCCTTCGACCGCGCGCAGGTGGTGGAGCGGCTGCGGCAGCACGGCACGGTGCGAGGCGCGGATGCCCGCTATCACACCCGCACGGGCGAGGTGCGCCACACGATGCTCTTCATGGGGTTGGTGCCACTGGGAGACGAGCCCCACGTCATCTCCTTCTTCCCGGACATCACCCCGCTCAAGCAGGCCGAGGAGGAGCTGCGCCGCTCCGAGGTGAGCTTCCGCACCCTCATCCAGAGCCTGCCGGACCTGGTGGCGGTGTTCGACCGCGACGCCCGCGTGCGCTACGCCAACCTCAAGGTCGCCCGCGCGCTGGGCTACTCCGACGTGCGGGAGCTCGTCGGCAAGCACATCTCCGACCTGATACCCCCCGAGGACCTCGCCTCCGCGGACGCCCGCATGCACGAGGCGCTGCGCACCGGCCGCAACGCGCTACAAGAGCGGCGCATGGTGCGGTGCGACGGCGGCATCCTCCACGTGGAGTCCACCACCTTCCCCCTCCACTTCGACGGAGAGGACTCCATCGTCTCCGTGGCGCACGACCTCACCGAACGCCACCAGATGCAGGCGCGGCTGCGGCTCGCCGAGCGCATGGCCTCCGTGGGCACCCTCGCCGCGGGCGTGGCGCACGAAATCAACAACCCCCTGGCCTACCTCACCGCCAACCTCTCCTTCGCGCGCGAGGAGCTCTCCCACCTGCCCGGCCCTGGCGAGCCCGGCGTGGAGCCGGAGCAGTCGCGCTCGCTCGCGGACGCACAATCCGCGCTCGCCGAGGCCCAGCAGGGCGCCGAGCGCGTGCGCACCATCGTCCGCGACTTGAAGACCTTCAGCCGGGTGGACGCGCTCGAGGACTCCATCATCGACGTGCGCCAGGTGCTCGACTCCACGCTGAACCTGGCCACCACCGAAATCCGCCACCGCGCCCGCGTGGTGAAGTCCTTCGAGGACGTGCCGCCGGTGCGCGCCAACGAGTCGCGCCTGGGCCAGGTGTTCCTCAACCTGCTGGTCAACGCCGCGCAGGCCATCCCCGAGGGCGCGCCGGAGCGTCACGAGATTCGCGTCACCGCGCGCGTGGGCGACGCGGCCCGCGTGCTGGTGGAGGTGGCGGACACGGGCGTGGGCATCGCCGTGGAGCACCTGCCCCGCCTCTTCGACCCGTTCTTCACCACCAAGGCCCCCGGCGTGGGCACCGGCCTGGGCCTGTCCATCTGCCACAACCTGGTGACGGCGCTGGGCGGCGAAATCCGCGTGCGCAGCAGCCCCGGCAAGGGCTCCACGTTCCAGGTGCTCCTGCCCGCCTCCGAACAGCCTCGCGCGGAGCCGGAGCCGCTCGTCATGGAGACGCCCGCCGTGGAGAAGCGCGGCCGGCTGCTCGTCGTGGATGACGAGCCCCTGGTCTGCACCGCGCTGGGCCGCACGCTGCGCCCTCACCACGACGTCACGCTCGCCACGCGCGCCCAGGACGCGCTGGAGCGCATCGAAGCGGGCGAACACTACGACGTCGTCTTCTGCGACCTGATGATGCCGGGCATGAGCGGCATGGACTTCTACTCCACCCTCCTGAAGCGCCATCCGGACCAGGCCCGCCGCGTCGTCTTCCTCACCGGCGGTGCGGTGACACCTCAGGCGCGCGCATTCCTGGAAACCATCACCA